The Pseudooceanicola aestuarii genomic sequence GGTGCGCAAGCTGAAGGACAACGACGGGCGGTTCCTGTGGGCCGATGGCTTGGCGGCGGGCGAACCGGCGCGGCTGATGGGCTACGCGGTGCTGATTTCCGAGGACATGCCGGATATCGCGGCGGATGCGGCGGCGATCGCCTTTGGCGATTTCCACGCCGGTTACACGGTGGCGGAACGGCCGGACCTGCGGGTGTTGCGCGATCCGTTCAGCGCCAAGCCGCACGTGTTGTTCTACGCGACCAAGCGGGTGGGCGGCGATGTCAGCGATTTCGCGGCGATCAAGCTGCTGAAATTCGCCGCTTCCTGAGGGGGTGGCGGGTCGGCCGGGCCATGAGGTCCGGCCGGGTGCGTGTCATGTTCCCGCGTTGTCCAGCTGCTCCCTTCGTCCGAGCAACGTGGCGTGACACGCGCCGAAGGGACGCAAGCGCAGCGTGAAGATCGGAGGCCAAGATATGATGTTGACGGAAACCACCCGCGTGCCGCTGGCAGTGCTTCCCCTGGAACGGCTCAAGTCGCAATTGCGACTGGGCACGGGGTTCGCCGCGGAGGATTTGCAGGACGATCTGCTGGAGGGCTTCTTGAGGGCGGCGCTGGCGGCGGTGGAGGCGCGGATCTCCAAGGCGTTGATCCTGCGGGACTTTACTTTGCAGGTGACAGCGTGGCGCGACCCCGCTGGCCAGGCGTTGCCCCTGGCCCCGGTGCAGGAGGTCACGGCGTTGCGGTTGGTCGACGCGACCGGGGCGGAACAGGTGGTCGCGGCTGAGCGCTACCGGCTGATCCACGACCGCCACATGCCGGTGCTGGCCCCGCGCGCCGCCGGGTTGCCTGCGATCCCGACGCAGGGGCGCGCCGAGATCTCCCTGCGCGCCGGGCTGGGCGCGGTCTGGTCCGATCTGCCCGGCGACCTGGGCCAGGCGGTGATGCTGCTGGCGGCGCATTACTACGAATACCGCAACGAGACGGCGTTGGGCGAGGGTTGCATGCCTTTTGGGACTTCGGCGTTGATCGAGAAATACCGCCCACTGCGGGTGGGTTTCGGAGCGGGCGCATGATCCCGCGTCTGAACCGCCGGCTGGAACTCCAGGTGCCGGTGCGGGTCGCGGATGGCGCGGGTGGCATTGTGCAGAGCTG encodes the following:
- a CDS encoding head-tail connector protein; its protein translation is MMLTETTRVPLAVLPLERLKSQLRLGTGFAAEDLQDDLLEGFLRAALAAVEARISKALILRDFTLQVTAWRDPAGQALPLAPVQEVTALRLVDATGAEQVVAAERYRLIHDRHMPVLAPRAAGLPAIPTQGRAEISLRAGLGAVWSDLPGDLGQAVMLLAAHYYEYRNETALGEGCMPFGTSALIEKYRPLRVGFGAGA